Proteins encoded together in one Leishmania donovani BPK282A1 complete genome, chromosome 33 window:
- a CDS encoding tyrosyl-DNA phosphodiesterase-like protein yields MNGGGAARHAEAGFPFWVNDIDSFASVPQRHAPLSCSLLRLRDLFRCDVADPGECWQHILLSSYVTDLPWLLATVPELSAVTGKLVLLSGEKGTATLRRTTGDSSCPYTAASPLMDRVNPFMAALREQARATSALHTTLSRERLAVLEPPLPVAFGTHHTKMALCVNGRGLRVSIFTANLVEQDWCRKSQGIYVQDFPWKTATVRSNDDSADATMVETATSSTSNSNNGSNTFTKGAEFVAHLRHYLMQCGVSLAAACASPTDAASAAGPLGIFETDFLSHIDFSAAAVWLVSSVPGTYAHGEVCPGYRVGLCRLAEVLRRSALTMATSPASVDLSWQYSSQGSLNPAFLNSLQAAMCGESAAVIESGDAPRGVRDVQVVYPTEEEVRNSWEGWRGGMSLPLRVQCCHEFVNARLHRWGSSEEGHTAKRAFPRPPKVAAAHASREDAVDVDGVDIDGGEETTASLAGSCAADRQFALPHIKSYAAVAPDRSCVRWFLLTSANLSQAAWGSLSRKVNQRGSRQQLVRSYELGVLYDSHSAIYPSASSWFSVVAESKIELPNARNSRAMLYETPLGVDTQDVCLYIPYNLLCPTPYASTAALRAHRHAPDEGEQAVEEAALDFSDVPWVLDMPHRGKDAYGLEVEEAFESIVSPNLSKWQPRTRAMDTAPLRSIGAPRKRMREA; encoded by the coding sequence ATgaatggcggcggcgctgcacggcaCGCGGAGGCTGGCTTTCCGTTTTGGGTCAACGACATAGACTCCTTCGCATCCGTGCCACAGCGTCATGCACCACTCTCGTGCTCcctgcttcgcctccgcgacTTGTTCCGCTGCGACGTCGCCGATCCTGGCGAGTGCTGGCAGCACATCCTGCTCTCCAGCTACGTGACTGACCTTCCATGGCTGCTGGCGACAGTGCCGGAGCTGTCCGCTGTGACAGGGAAACTGGTGCTGCTCAGCGGCGAAAAAgggacggcgacgctgcggcgcaccaccggcgaTTCTTCGTGTCCATacacagcagcgtcgccgctgatggACCGCGTGAACCCGTTCATGGCTGCCTTGCGCGAGCAAGCGAGGGCCACGTCTGCGTTACACACCACCCTTTCGCGCGAACGCCTTGCTGTTCTCGAGCCGCCGTTGCCCGTGGCCTTTGGGACGCACCACACCAAAATGGCGCTCTGCGTCAACGGCAGAGGCCTGCGTGTTTCTATCTTCACCGCTAACCTTGTCGAGCAGGACTGGTGCCGGAAGTCGCAAGGCATCTACGTACAGGACTTCCCATGgaagacggcgacggtgcgctCAAACGACGACTCCGCGGATGCGACTATGGTGGAAACAGCAACGAGCAGCACCAGTAACAGCAACAATGGCAGTAACACCTTCACAAAGGGCGCTGAATTCGtcgcgcatctgcgccacTACTTGATGCAATGCGGCGTGAGTCTCGCCGCTGCATGTGCTTCACCGACAGATGCGGCATCCGCGGCTGGCCCCCTCGGAATCTTCGAAACGGATTTCCTATCTCACATCGATTTCTCGGCTGCAGCCGTGTGGCTCGTCAGCTCCGTCCCCGGAACGTACGCGCACGGTGAGGTCTGTCCTGGCTACCGTGTCGGGCTTTGTCGACTGGCGGAGGTGCTACGGCGCTCGGCACTGACGATGGCCACGTCGCCGGCGTCCGTCGACCTGAGCTGGCAGTACAGCTCCCAGGGCTCGCTCAATCCGGCGTTTCTGAACTCGCTGCAAGCAGCCATGTGCGGGGAGTCGGCGGCAGTGATTGAGTCCGGTGACGCACCGCGAGGCGTGCGTGACGTGCAGGTGGTATACCCCACCGAGGAAGAAGTGCGGAACAGCTGGGAGGGCTGGCGAGGCGGCATGTCACtccctctgcgtgtgcagtGCTGCCATGAGTTTGTGAACGCGCGCTTGCATCGctggggcagcagcgaggagggtCACACGGCAAAGCGTGCATTCCCACGGCCACCCAAAGTCGCAGCGGCCCACGCCAGCCGTGAGGATGCTGTTGATGTAGATGGAGTGGACATCGATGGAGGCGAGGAGACGACGGCATCACTggcgggcagctgcgcagccgaCCGACAGTTTGCGCTGCCCCATATTAAGTCGTACGCGGCCGTTGCACCAGACCGTTCCTGCGTCCGTTGGTTTCTTCTGACGAGTGCAAATCTCTCCCAGGCGGCGTGGGGTAGCCTAAGCAGGAAGGTGAACCAGCGCGGTTCGCGGCAACAGCTCGTGCGCTCGTACGAGCTGGGCGTTCTCTACGACTCCCATTCTGCTATTTACCCGTCAGCATCATCGTGGTTCAGCGTGGTGGCCGAGTCGAAGATCGAGCTTCCGAACGCACGCAATTCTCGTGCGATGCTGTACGAGACGCCGCTCGGCGTTGACACTCAGGATGTGTGTCTGTACATACCATACAACCTCCTTTGCCCGACCCCGTACGCAAGCACTGCCGCTCTGCgagcgcacaggcacgcacctGACGAGGGTGAGCAGGCCGTcgaagaagcggcgctggaCTTTAGTGATGTGCCGTGGGTGCTAGACATGCCACATCGGGGTAAGGACGCCTACGGCCTCGAGGTTGAGGAGGCGTTCGAGAGCATCGTTTCTCCAAATTTATCAAAGTGGCAGCCTCGTACGCGCGCCATGGAcaccgcaccgctgcgcagcatcggGGCCCCCCGTAAGCGCATGCGTGAGGCGTAG